The Nitrospinaceae bacterium genomic sequence ACGAATTTTGTTCCGCTGGCTCAGCGCTAATTCGCACTCCTTTTTGCCTTAGGGTCGAGATCAGGTTGGGGTCTTTAGGTGCATATGTTTCAAAGATTTTTCCGTTGAGGTAGCGGCCTCGGATGTTGTTGCCCTGGACAAGAACTTCACTGATCTGTCCTTGATCCACCGAGCGCATGAAATCGCTATAGACAATACTTTTGTCCAGTGTACGGGCACCGTTAAATGCCTGGAAAAGCCCAACCATGATAAGACCGATAATGAGCCAAAGCGCGAGGTTCTTATAAAATTGATTCAAGGCATTCTCTCAAAAGTAACGGAAAAGATAGCTACAACGGGCGAAAGTTATCAGGAAATCAACATTTCGTCCATCAGTTTTATTCCTTAGGCACCCAAAGGCATGAATTGATCATTTTTCAGTGGGTTTTGGCGAGATTCTCGCCTTTAACATTAGCTTTTCCCCTATTCTAGATTTTTCACCTGATATTATGGCCCGATATTTCTCCGAAACGAGATGACCGACAACCCAGATAATTTCATTTCCTGCGGCCAGCACAGGTACATCGTCGCGCTCAGGGCGTGGAACCTTGCGATCAATGAAGAAATCCTTGAGTTTTTTTTCTCCTGAGGATCCCAAAGGGTGAAAGCGATCTCCTGGTCGTCGATTTCTTAAAACAACTTCCCCACTCAACAAATCGGGATCGAGAAAGGCCATCAACGGACCTCCAGAGGGCAATGAATCTTCCTCGTAAATTATGGCCTCGATTTCGCACCCAAGACCCAAATGGCGAGTTAAACCTGACATGGCAAATGACACCACATCAACCGAGGGAGGCTCCTGGAGCATATTAAGTCCTATATAGATATCGTCGTAACGTCTCCACGCCTTCATGCCATCGGCGAGGTCGATGGAAGCCGAAGGACCCGCAGTCAGGGCTAAATGCTCAAGACTTTCGATGATTTTCTTCAAGGCCCACCTTCGGTTTCTGACAGGAAAGACCCGCTCAAGTGCATCCGCCCATAAGTCTGCACGGACTGCCGTTGGGAGAAGGATGAGCCCGGTCAGAGGAGAAATGCATAGTGTCCCTCCTTTTTCAGAGAAAAAAACCTCTTTAGCATCCTTGACCGCTGCCGCGAGCGCCTCTGTGGTCTCTCTGACATGAGAGGCACTGCCCGAAATTCGGCCCACGACACCCTCACCCATGTTGTCCCTGATTATGGGGACTATCTTGCGTCGGATTAGATTTCTCAAGCGGCTCTCATCCGCGTTGCTATCATCCTCGACCCAGAGAACTCCCTGGGTCTCCAGATATGCTTCCACTTCGGCCCTCGTAATATCAAGAAGTGGCCTGAGAATCACAACACCTTTCCCGCTCTGTTCATTAGACGCTCTAGGTTCCAGAACTAGTGGCGCCCTGGGGAGAATACCCGAGATACCTTTAGGCCCTGCGCCCTCGAAAAGGCGCATAAGCACGGTCTCGGCCTGATCGTCCTGGGTGTGCGCCAAGGCGATGGCTCTTGCGCCTTTATCTTTTGCCGCCTCTAGAAATGCCCCACGCCGAGCCCTGCGGGCAGC encodes the following:
- the tilS gene encoding tRNA lysidine(34) synthetase TilS — translated: MMSERLLDGPAPERQSFEIIRNFEAKVRKGCIHCGMESVKGPLLVGFSGGADSTALLLSLYSIMADSGKWPDSLTAVHIEHGIRPGASECDARQAKKLCLSRGIPFVHISVNVDENGAHGLEDAARRARRGAFLEAAKDKGARAIALAHTQDDQAETVLMRLFEGAGPKGISGILPRAPLVLEPRASNEQSGKGVVILRPLLDITRAEVEAYLETQGVLWVEDDSNADESRLRNLIRRKIVPIIRDNMGEGVVGRISGSASHVRETTEALAAAVKDAKEVFFSEKGGTLCISPLTGLILLPTAVRADLWADALERVFPVRNRRWALKKIIESLEHLALTAGPSASIDLADGMKAWRRYDDIYIGLNMLQEPPSVDVVSFAMSGLTRHLGLGCEIEAIIYEEDSLPSGGPLMAFLDPDLLSGEVVLRNRRPGDRFHPLGSSGEKKLKDFFIDRKVPRPERDDVPVLAAGNEIIWVVGHLVSEKYRAIISGEKSRIGEKLMLKARISPKPTEK